The Felis catus isolate Fca126 chromosome B2, F.catus_Fca126_mat1.0, whole genome shotgun sequence region ACAGATATGTGGCAGTCTGCAAACCCCTGCACTATGTAGTTATTATGAATCATTGGTTCTGCGTAAGGGTGGTAGCCTTCTCGTGGTTCACTGGCTTTGGTAATTCAGTGTTGCAGTCTTCCTTGACCCTTAACATGCCACGTTGTGGTCGCCAGGAAGTGGACCACTTTTTCTGTGAGGTGCCTGCCCTTCTTAAGTTGTCGTGTGCTGACACGAAGCCCATTGAGTCTGAGCTCTTTTTCTTTAGTGTATTAATTCTGCTAATTCCAGTGACATTGATCCTCATTTCCTATGGCTTTATAGCTCAAGCAGTGTTGAGAATCAGGTCAGCAGAAGGACGACGAAAAGCTTTTGGGACATGTGGGTCCCACATGGTTGTAGTGTCTCTCTTTTTTGGTACAGGCATCTACATGTATCTACAACCACCTTCATCCACCTCTAAGGACTGGGGAAAGATGGTTTCCCTCTTCTACGGGATCATTACACCCATGTTGAACCCCCTTATCTACAGTCTTAGAAATAAAGATATGAAGGAGGCCTTCAAGAGGGTGATGCCAAAAATCTTTTTCTGTAAGAAGTAAGTAGCCCATTGTGATGAGAGTCCTCCGAGTTTCTATCCTTGCAAGTGGTGATAACGTTTGAACTGATTTTCCTACTTTCCAGGCTCTTGTGATTTCATTGAATTCTCCCCACAGTTAGAAATGTCCTCCTCTGTTCAAAGGCAACACTGAGATACCTTTTCTAAGTTAAAAATTTCATTGCTTTCCAGAAGTTACCCCGATGCACTCTGTTCCTTGAGGATACTTGGATGGTTGATCTTCCTGTTTATATACAATCTGTTCTAGTATCACTTTGTCTACCATCTTACTGTACCATCTTAGTTTGTGATTTCTACACCTTTATCATTAAATAGACTATGATCTCAAGCCAAAAATTTCCCATCAGCACGAAGGCCTCAGTCACTTCACCCTCACACCCCTTGATAAATCCATTGTGTGCTCCTTCCAGAGCTGCTTGCTGTGGGTAGACTGCCTCCAATCTAGTGGGCTCCAACTAGTTAGGTGTGCACATCTCATACTAGAGACTTGAAATGTCAGCTGAGCTTCATTTCctgctctattcttttttttttttttagtggttatttattattgagagagagagagagagagagagagagagcgcacaagtgagggaggggcagggagggaaacacagaatctgaagcaggctccaggcactgagctggcagcatagagactgaggtggggctcaagACATTGTGCTCAAATCCActaaacgtgagatcatgacctgagccgaaggtggatgcttaaccgactgagacacccaggcacccctttcctgcTCCATTTTTAATTCATCCTTCTATTCCCCAGCAAtagaatttctcctttttttctcctttgttcaaaTCCTGATTTGTCTCAAGTTCTGCCATAAGCATGAGGGAACTTCTCTAAATTATCATGCTAATTATTTGTAGAAATGTTAACAGTAATCTTTTTTCTAACAGTGATCTGAACTAATTCATTCCTTGGGCTgccactcaataaatgtttattttcattagatAGCTCTAGACCATAGGAAAAATGATCAACATTTCCTCctgaaaaaatattctattgaagaaaatgcctttaaaatcagatattttcatattaaatacatttagTTTAATAGTATTAAAATATGGAGTAAAAAATACACAACCATAAATTGAACCTGGAAATGTTGTCTGAAAAGTTTAGGGTGTATCCAGTTAGCAAATCAGAATAATTTCAGCATAGAAGGTGCAGCATCAGTCGAAAATAACTGCAAACATATGTACAGAATATGGCTCTTATATAATGTTTATGTGGCATTTCAAATAAATGGGAAAGGGAACAACTTTAAATCTATGGTGTTTAAAAAGttgcttttctcaaaaaaaataagtagaaatttaagatggaaggagaaatgaaaacaattacatttGTCATACatgtacctttttaaaatttccaaaccaCCATATCCATTGTCTTCTATTGTTGAGTATGTGATAAGTATTTCCAACTCAACACATCTagggcaaatatcttctcttcttTTGAGACAAAGACCTCTTCTAAAGCTCACTATTTTACTGAAGGCAGTCACCTATTGTCTACGTGTGCAAATCAGAAACCATGGATCCTATTGTACACCATAGCCTCCATCATTTTCAATATAGAAACCATTACTAAGACATCCAATCATTTCTCTTTGCTACCTTCCATCTCTCCATGGCTTCCTTTTTCACACTTCTACTATCACCATCCTTCACCTAGGCTTGCTGATTATCCAATTCACCTGTATAGATTCCTCCTGATGCTCTATAATGCACTTTAGAAAATAtagccaccaacagtgcaagaaggttcccctttctccacatcctcgccaacacctgttgtttcttgtgttgttgattttcgccattctgacagctgtgaggtgatagctcattgtaattttgatttttaattcccTGAGAAATGTAttcagaatacacacacacacacacacacacacacacacacacacacgatggtatacatacatacatacatatattcatacatatttatgcacatatttacataaatatgtatgaatatatacatatatatatgtaattgagTCTGAGCTTTTTCTTTAGTGTATTAATTCTGCTAATTCCAGTGACATTGATTCTCATTTTATATGGCTTTATAGCTCAAGTGGTattgatcacacacacacacacacacagcaatattACTCATCcacaaaaaagaatatcttgCTATTTGCAGTGACAAGAATGGAGCAAGagattatgctaagcaaaataagtcaattagagaaagacaaataacatgatcattcatatgtggaatttaagaaataaatgagcaaagggacaCAAAGAGAGACTGAGGCAAACCAAGAAGctgactcttaagtatagagaacacactggtcGTTACTAGAGAGGAGATGGAGGGATGGGCTCAATacgtaatggggattaaggagggcaattATTGTTTTGAgaactgggtattgtatggaagtgtcaATTCACTGTATTtgacacctgaaactgatattacactgtatgttaactaactgcagattaaattaaaacttaaaaaaaaaaaaaagaaaattcagccaGAGTGCTCATTCCAAGTGCAAATACAATTATTACActctccccacttgcactatAGATCATCAGTGGCTTTCTGTTGCTCACTAGATAGAGACAAATGTTCACTCCCTGCCTTGCAGACTGCTCTGTCCCTTGCAGTTATCCTATTTCTGTAAAGCACAAGACATCTGAGCATAGTAATTCTTCTACATGGAATACTCTTCCCACAGATCTTTACCTAGCTCCTAATTGTTCAGACCTCACCCTTTATctagggaatctttttttttttatatatcccTGAGTCAGTCAAATACCCACAGATTTACTCATCATGTGCCTCTCTTGCTTGtggcatttttactttttagtaatCACATAATAATGTCTGCAGCTACTGCTAacctgtaagctccatgagagtaAGAACAAAGTTTGGTTTGCTCAACAAAGCATTCACAGCACTTAGTTCTGAAGGCAGAAAATTAAACACCAAGTTATCAAAACCAGGGTAATTTCAACTTATATGCAATTTTCACTTATTCTGTAAAGAGAATTTTCAGAGATGTGAAGTCCTCTAGGGCCAGGGACCCTGGTTGTAAAAAAGTCCATGGTGGGATATAAGCTTAAATTCTCAAAGCCTAAAGAAATTGTATTTCcctgcaaaaatgaaaatgaaattaccCACATATGCTCATTAAtagtcttttctattttaaaaataaatgcattgccTATAGTTTAGTAAAAGTGGTTTTATGGGGGAAAAATCCATCCTTAAATTTACAGTATACAAAGCTCATCTTTCTTGGTGTATTACTTTATTCCTCTTTCCTATTAATggagatttatattttttcttattcttttaaatttctaaaaatatttatttttgtgaaagagagagagagagagagagagagagagagagaatatgaacaagcagggaaggggcagagagagatggggacacagaatccgaagaaggctcccggctctgagctgtcagcacggagcctaacatggggctcaaactcacaaactatgaaatcatgacctgagctgaagctggacactaaacacctgagtcacacaggtgccccttctttttcttattttcatgtgctttgtACCCCAAGACTATACCAGGattctataaaatataacttaaatagCTGCACAGTGAATTTCACAATGGAGGCATGTTAAAATGAATTTAACCTTTTCTCTATTGTTGAACATTTGTATTTTGATCACTCTAAATACTACTACAAGGAATTTTACACTTTCTGAACAAGAAATATGTGTCCATATGTCGGCttagaaatagaatttctatTTTGAGTATTATTGAGTCAAATTACAAATTACTTAGAAGACCCAAAAATTAATAGATATTGCCAAAGTTCCCTACAGAAATTTTATAGCATTCCATTTTCCCACTTGAATTGTatttagtaaatgaaaataattgcttCATGACCTTTTGCTAAATCGgggaatttttatctttttagaaaTTTGCCAATTTTAGAGGCAGAAATATTATCAAGTTAtcgttttttatttccttgaatatttcggaaatatttttcatacatGATATAAACTAGAGATGCTCATATATATTTGATTTCCTCCCACCCTCTTGGCAAATGGTAAAATTGTACTTCCCAGTTCTTTGACTGTAGTTCAggatttttaatttgctttaccAATAAAATGTGAGTAGAAATTACGTGAGTCACTTTCTGATGATGACTTTAAGATCTGGTGCACACCCTGCCATAACCTCCATCCTCCTGCCAATCACAACAAGGAATGTTCCAGAGAGAGTTTTCTGTCTGTTATATTCTAGATTGAGGGGATAATATGGATACCCATCTAGATTGAGGGGATAATACTTTGTCTCACGACAAAGTagcatgaatgagaaataaacgtTATTTAATAGCAGTGAGATCTCTGAGTTTCTTGTTTCTACATTATAATGTAGCTTATCCTGAGTATAGAAATTGATACCAGTAATGGGGTTTTGatgttaagggggaaaaaatgaaaataggagaCATTAGCATAAAGTTCAGGTAGCAGATGGTGAGGGCACTGTTACTAAAGATTGGAACCACAGTGGTTCATGTTatagagtaaaaaacaaaaaaaaaagaaatggtgaaagTATCACCTGCAATAATTTGAAAGGTGGATAAGGAATGCAATGATTGTAATTCTAAAAAGGGTGAAAAGCATTATTTATTACTATTGGATACATTTGACAAGATATTCCTGAAAAAACTCAGaaacaatatttgttttcatgtgaAAATAAGATAATTAACAATTCAAGAACTTGatagaaaagacaaataaccttTTAGTGCCAGATAGTAATATATAATGTGAAGACATTCTTTGAGAAACAAAGTccaattaatttctttaatgtttatttatttttgaaagagagacagagtgtaaggcaggaggggcagagagagaaggagaagcagactctgaaacaggctccaggctctgagctgtcagcacagagcccgatgtggggcttgaactcacaaactgcgagatcatgacctgaaccaaagttgaacgcttaactgactgagccacccaggcaccccacaaagtCCGCTTGAAATATAATCTCTAGTGATAATAACTGATTTAAGAATGTAGCAAGTAGCTGTTATTAAACTTTCTGAGTATATTAAAATAGCTCCAAATATACCCTTTCAGTTGAAATAACTGGCTCCAGGAAAGGAGACTAAGGGGAAAGTGAAAAGAGAATAAGCTTATCCCAATGAAGTCTAACAGGCTGCATATGCCTATGACTAGACATACAGAGAAAGCCATGTCTTGACTACACTGCAGATGTGGCCATTGGAGCGTGGAACACACTGAAATCAAATACATGAAAATCTGACTACATTTTAGAGAGATTTATACCACCAAGTAAAGCATGAATATGGATTCAAGAAGCTTCTGACTGTTTGAGACTTAAAATAATCCCTGGACTCCAACCTTCATTAAGTGGGAAGTAAGCTGAAATTCTCAGTTGTTCTCTTCAGATTTATACACAGGATAAGGGACCTCAGAAAGAGTAGAGCCAACAGTTATGAAGAACATATGAAAACATTTCCCTACTGATGGGTGGAACTCTTCACAACTGCCCAGTAGTTTTCAGAATTTCTAGACTTGTGAATTCTAtctctgaattttctctttctgaatggAAGTGTTTATACTGGGCACCTTCTTCCAGTTCTACCTATTAAATTTTGAGCATGTGGAGAACACACAACTATCTATTCAGTTCGCAGATCTCTGAGGCAAGAGACTTTAAGCCTGACCACAAatttttggtttccttcttccttctggcCATTTGGTAGAATTACAGTTTTCTCATACAGTGGACTAGGTTATGGTCTGTAACTAGCTTTGGTAATAAGTGTGAGTTAAACCAATTTCTAAACTTCTGGGAAGAAATTTGAAGAGCTACTGTGTGTTttgcaaaatttatttctttttatcacaagaatttagaatattttgCATAGTGTCTAATCTAACAACTTGGATCCCTAATGGAGAACAAAGCCCACAGCCAGTATTCAAGGGGCTTCAAACAAGAGCAAAGATGTAAATCTTTATTGGTTTTAGTCAAAGTAATTCTCAGCTTCTTTATTAATATGTTAttggccatttcttttccataatAACGTTATGGAGGAATGCTTGCAGGTAGGCAGCaggaaaagtcagaaaataaacCTATATTGGGAATGTGACCCTCATGTTTTATATACCTACATATGTAATAAAGTActagaaataaaatcactaacaAGTTTGTTTGTTAAGAGACATGGTAGGATATCAGGACATTTGTATTCTagtattcatattttttctgcatttttattattcaatttatttttggtatttcagttagttaatataaagtgcaatattagtttcagaagtagaattcaatggattcatcactcacatacaacacccagggttcataacaggtgtcctccttaatacccatcatccatatATCCCGTTCcaccacccacttccctccatcagccctcagtttgttctttatcattaGGAGAGTCTTattgtttatttccctttcttctcttctccacttCCCATATAGTTGTCATTCTTGTTtctaaattccacaaatgagtgaaattatatatttgtctttctctgattggttTTGCCTAGCATTATATATACTAGTTCTAGTCACATcattcaaatggcaagatttctttttttctctttattgatggctgattaatattccactatgtgtgtatgtatttgtgtgtgtgtgtgtatgtgtgtgtgtgtgtatatatatatatatatgcgtgtgtgtgtgtgtatgtgtgtgtgcatctttatccattcatcatttgatggacatttgggctctttccatagttgggctatttttattttattttttttatatgaaatttattgacaaattggtttccatacaacacccagtgctcatcccaaaaggtgccctcctcaatacccatcacccaccctctcctccctcccaccccccaacaaccctcagtttgttctcagtttttaacagtctcttatgctttggctctctcccactctaacctctttttttttttccttcccttcccccatgggttccacttaagtttctcaggatccacataagagtgaaaccatatggtatctgtctttctctgtatggcttatttcacttagcatcacactctccagttccatccacgttgctacaaaaggccctatttcattttttctcattgccacgtaatattccattgtgtatataaaccacaatttctttatccattcatcagttgatggacatttaggctctttccataatttggctgttgttgagagtgctgctatgaacattggggtacaagtggccctatgcatcagtactcctgtatcccttggataaattcctagcagtgctattgctgggtcacagggtaggtctatttttaattttctgaggaacctccatactgctttccagagcggctgcaccagtttgcattcccaccaacagtgcaagagggttcccgtttctccacatcctcgccagcacctatagtctcctgatttgttcattttggccactctgactggcatgaggtgatatctgagtgtggtttttatttgtatttccctgataaggagcgacgctgaacatcttttcatgtgcctgttggccatccggatgtcttctttagagaagtgtctattcatgttttctgcccatttcttcactgggttatttgtttttcgggtgtggagtttggtgagctctttatagattttggatactagccctttgtccgatatgtcatttgcgaatatcttttcccattccgttggttgcctttgagttttgttggttgtttcctttgctgtgcagaagctttttatcttcataaggtcccagtaattcacttttgcttttaattcccttgcctttggggatgtgtcgagtaagagattgctacggctgaggtcagagaggtcttttcctgctttctcctctaaggtttggatggtttcctgtctcacatttaggtcc contains the following coding sequences:
- the LOC101084538 gene encoding putative olfactory receptor 2B3; its protein translation is MNWANESSAREFILLGFSDRPWLQMPLFVLLLISYTFTIFGNVSIMMVCILDPKLHTPMYFFLTNLSILDLCYTTSTVPHMLTNICRNKKTISYGGCVAQLIIFLALGATECLLLAVMSFDRYVAVCKPLHYVVIMNHWFCVRVVAFSWFTGFGNSVLQSSLTLNMPRCGRQEVDHFFCEVPALLKLSCADTKPIESELFFFSVLILLIPVTLILISYGFIAQAVLRIRSAEGRRKAFGTCGSHMVVVSLFFGTGIYMYLQPPSSTSKDWGKMVSLFYGIITPMLNPLIYSLRNKDMKEAFKRVMPKIFFCKK